The Seriola aureovittata isolate HTS-2021-v1 ecotype China chromosome 3, ASM2101889v1, whole genome shotgun sequence genome includes a region encoding these proteins:
- the wdr83os gene encoding protein Asterix, which yields MSANNMADPRRQNKILRYKPPSTETNPTLEDPTPDYMNLLGMIFSMCGLMLKLKWCAWIAVYCSFISFANSRSSEDTKQMMSSFMLSISAVVMSYLQNPQPMSPPW from the exons ATGTCCGCCAACAATATGGCAGATCCGaggagacaaaataaaatattacg ATATAAGCCCCCCAGCACAGAGACCAACCCCACACTGGAAGACCCCACGCCTGACTACATGAACCTGCTCGGCATGATCTTCAGCATGTGTGGACTGATGCTCAAG TTGAAGTGGTGTGCCTGGATCGCCGTCTACTGCTCTTTCATAAGCTTTGCAAACTCCAGAAGCTCAGAGGACACCAAGCAGATGATGAGCAGCTTCAT GCTGTCCATCTCAGCAGTTGTGATGTCCTACCTCCAGAACCCACAGCCAATGTCGCCGCCATGGTAA